The following is a genomic window from Candidatus Hydrogenedentota bacterium.
CGGCTTCACTCCCTATGGGCAGTTCTTCGCGCAGAAAGTCGAGACGGTGGGATTTGGGTTCTACCTGCAGTTGTAATCGAGAGCCGCTCGTCCAAATAAGCGAACATGTATGAGAGAAAACGATTGCCGATATCACGGACGATCGGCGAAATGGGATAAGACATGAATGTGTTGGCTCGTGCGCTGTGTATCCTACTCATACTCATTGGGGCAGTCCAGGGATGCGGCCTGTGGGCGGCCGAAGGCGGTGCCTCCAAAGGAAAGCGGCTGTTCGAGGAGCACTGTATGGTGTGTCATGGCCAGGGAGGCAAGGGGGATGGCTATCGTCTGTTCAATCCACCACCGGCCGACCTGACCTCC
Proteins encoded in this region:
- a CDS encoding cytochrome c produces the protein MNVLARALCILLILIGAVQGCGLWAAEGGASKGKRLFEEHCMVCHGQGGKGDGYRLFNPPPADLTSPAVQEKLDAALLRTIHEGRRNTAMGRWKYVLSDEEAREVLAYIRSLSR